One genomic segment of Candidatus Obscuribacterales bacterium includes these proteins:
- a CDS encoding PRC-barrel domain-containing protein yields MKPHGKTVSALSFAFMTISMPTAQAAQSQDNPRPLDEWSYDALYQQGGIRAETLLNTKAIGAQGNVIGTIENVILDEENQIVTLIADVGGMWGSGDRHVSIPWEETQLGQQGVRIPVREDNVEDYNLFNDEYVDDAYIFKGDLEKSTQVESDVMTGPRIWKITDIIDDFASLGNDTGVGYITDALFTRDGVMQAIVVKPSSSEFGNGPYAYPFYGHPNDWQPGAMHYELPYSRESLSDMPAFDYKKYDSLWNG; encoded by the coding sequence ATGAAGCCACATGGCAAAACTGTATCTGCGCTATCGTTCGCATTCATGACTATCTCCATGCCGACAGCTCAGGCCGCACAGAGTCAGGATAACCCTCGCCCCTTGGATGAATGGAGTTACGATGCGCTTTATCAGCAAGGAGGCATAAGAGCCGAGACGCTGCTGAATACCAAGGCGATAGGTGCTCAAGGTAATGTTATTGGCACAATCGAGAATGTCATCCTGGATGAAGAGAATCAGATTGTGACCCTCATCGCGGATGTCGGTGGCATGTGGGGAAGCGGCGACAGGCACGTCTCCATTCCGTGGGAGGAGACTCAACTTGGCCAACAAGGCGTTCGCATACCGGTTCGCGAAGACAATGTCGAAGACTACAACCTGTTCAACGATGAGTATGTCGACGATGCCTACATCTTCAAGGGGGATCTTGAGAAAAGCACCCAAGTGGAAAGCGATGTCATGACGGGGCCGCGTATTTGGAAGATCACCGACATCATCGATGACTTTGCCAGCCTTGGCAATGACACAGGTGTGGGCTATATCACGGATGCACTTTTCACCCGAGACGGCGTAATGCAGGCCATCGTAGTGAAGCCTTCAAGCTCTGAGTTCGGCAATGGTCCCTATGCGTATCCCTTCTATGGCCATCCGAATGACTGGCAGCCTGGTGCCATGCACTATGAACTCCCCTATTCAAGAGAATCGC